From the genome of Streptomyces sp. NBC_01260, one region includes:
- a CDS encoding FAD/NAD(P)-binding protein has translation MSGRPSLVVIGAGPRGTGLVERIAANAPGLYGHRPLDLHLVDPYPPGAGRIWRHDQSPLLWMNSMAEDVTMFTDDTVPQEGPVRPGPALDAWAADVREGRTEPSGDAAEPGLRAEIETLRGQDFPSRRLQGAYLRWVYEQSVAALPPSVTVHEHRGRALRVTGPPDGRQRVRLEGRAEPLVADLVVLTIGHLDAEPDTEQQRLSAFADRHGLVHLPPDFTADSDLTALRAGEPVIVRGFGLAFIDLMVLLTEGRGGRYENGVYVPSGQEPVLHVGSRRGVPYHSKIGYGWQGERPPLPRFLGPDRTEELLSRAGPLDFRRDIWPHVDKELGYAHYHRLFTAHPERTSADRAAFEEKYAAAEPGSDDLRALIAAAVPDPADRLDTEALDHPLDGVRHSSYDALQEATRHYIAADLDRRHDPGHSEDLAVFLGLLSAYGQLIRFGDIGSWWHGFFSYLASGPPGPRLRQLLALSRAGVVRFLGAGTTVEADERHGVFRAASATVPGERIEARALVEARLPDPSPERTRSTLLRALHADGAAATATGLLAVDPGDGRILDQEGRPHPRRFALGPNTAARTSGAFTRPRTGGPAFRQNDATARAALTFLRGLTGTDG, from the coding sequence GTGAGCGGCCGGCCGTCGCTGGTCGTCATCGGCGCGGGCCCGCGCGGCACCGGCCTGGTCGAGCGCATCGCCGCCAACGCCCCCGGCCTGTACGGCCACCGGCCGCTGGACCTGCACCTCGTCGACCCGTACCCGCCCGGCGCCGGACGGATCTGGCGCCACGACCAGTCGCCGCTGCTGTGGATGAACTCCATGGCCGAGGACGTCACCATGTTCACCGACGACACCGTCCCCCAGGAGGGGCCCGTACGGCCGGGGCCCGCGCTCGACGCCTGGGCGGCGGACGTGCGCGAGGGGCGGACCGAGCCGTCCGGTGACGCGGCCGAGCCCGGACTCCGCGCCGAGATCGAGACGTTGAGGGGGCAGGACTTCCCGAGCCGGCGGCTGCAGGGCGCCTATCTGCGCTGGGTGTACGAGCAGTCCGTGGCCGCCCTCCCGCCCTCGGTCACCGTCCACGAACACCGCGGCCGGGCCCTGCGCGTCACCGGTCCGCCCGACGGCCGTCAGCGTGTCCGGCTGGAGGGCCGCGCCGAACCGCTCGTCGCCGACCTCGTGGTCCTCACCATCGGCCACCTGGACGCCGAACCGGACACCGAGCAGCAGAGGCTGTCCGCCTTCGCGGACCGGCACGGTCTCGTCCATCTGCCGCCCGACTTCACCGCCGACAGTGATCTGACCGCCCTGCGCGCGGGCGAACCCGTCATAGTCCGTGGCTTCGGACTCGCCTTCATCGATCTGATGGTGCTGCTCACCGAGGGCCGCGGCGGACGGTACGAGAACGGTGTCTACGTGCCCTCCGGCCAGGAGCCCGTCCTGCATGTCGGATCACGGCGCGGTGTCCCGTACCACTCCAAGATCGGATACGGCTGGCAGGGCGAGCGGCCGCCGCTGCCGCGGTTCCTCGGCCCCGACCGTACCGAGGAGCTGCTCAGCCGGGCGGGACCGCTCGACTTCCGCCGCGACATCTGGCCACATGTCGACAAAGAGCTCGGGTACGCCCACTACCACCGGCTCTTCACGGCCCACCCCGAGCGCACCTCCGCCGACCGGGCCGCCTTCGAGGAGAAGTACGCGGCCGCCGAGCCCGGAAGTGACGATCTGCGGGCCCTGATCGCCGCGGCCGTCCCCGACCCCGCCGACCGGCTCGACACCGAGGCGCTCGACCACCCGCTGGACGGGGTGCGCCACTCCTCGTACGACGCCCTCCAGGAGGCGACGCGCCACTACATCGCCGCCGACCTCGACCGACGGCACGATCCCGGGCACAGCGAGGACCTCGCCGTCTTCCTCGGACTGCTCAGCGCCTACGGCCAGTTGATCCGGTTCGGCGACATCGGGAGCTGGTGGCACGGCTTCTTCAGCTACCTCGCCTCCGGTCCGCCGGGCCCCCGGCTGCGGCAGTTGCTCGCGCTCTCCCGGGCCGGAGTCGTCCGCTTCCTCGGCGCCGGGACGACGGTCGAGGCCGATGAGCGCCACGGCGTCTTCCGGGCCGCCAGCGCCACCGTGCCCGGGGAACGGATCGAGGCCCGCGCCCTCGTCGAGGCCCGGCTGCCGGACCCCTCGCCGGAACGCACCCGCAGCACCCTGCTCCGGGCGCTGCACGCGGACGGCGCCGCCGCCACCGCCACCGGACTGCTCGCGGTCGACCCCGGCGACGGCCGGATCCTGGACCAGGAAGGACGCCCGCACCCGCGCCGCTTCGCGCTCGGCCCGAACACCGCGGCCCGCACGAGCGGCGCTTTCACCCGGCCGCGCACCGGCGGCCCGGCCTTCCGGCAGAACGACGCCACCGCGCGCGCCGCCCTCACCTTCCTGCGCGGCCTCACCGGCACCGATGGCTGA
- a CDS encoding amino acid ABC transporter ATP-binding protein: MVEIRGVHKSFGSLHVLRGIDLSVRPGEVTVILGPSGSGKSTLLRTVNHLEKADRGSITVGGDFVGYRRKGDKLYELPEREVLRRRTRIGFVFQNFHLFPHLTVLENITEAPVAALGRPRARAAATAHELLDRVGLADKARAYPRQLSGGQQQRVAIARALALEPKLLLFDEPTSALDPELVGEVLDVIKDLADRGTTMIVVTHEIGFAREAADTVVFMDEGRIVEQGPPADVLDHPRHERTRAFLSKVL, encoded by the coding sequence ATGGTGGAGATCCGCGGCGTCCACAAGAGCTTCGGCTCCCTCCACGTGCTGCGGGGTATCGACCTGTCCGTGCGCCCCGGCGAAGTGACCGTGATCCTCGGCCCCTCCGGCTCCGGGAAGTCCACCCTGCTGCGCACCGTCAACCACCTGGAGAAGGCGGACCGCGGCTCGATCACCGTCGGCGGTGACTTCGTCGGCTACCGCAGGAAGGGCGACAAGCTCTACGAACTCCCCGAACGCGAGGTCCTGCGCCGCCGCACCCGGATCGGCTTCGTCTTCCAGAACTTCCACCTCTTCCCGCATCTCACCGTCCTGGAGAACATCACCGAGGCCCCGGTCGCCGCGCTCGGCCGCCCCAGGGCGCGGGCCGCCGCCACCGCGCACGAACTCCTCGACCGGGTCGGCCTCGCCGACAAGGCGCGGGCCTACCCCCGGCAGCTCTCCGGCGGCCAGCAGCAGCGCGTCGCCATCGCCCGGGCACTCGCCCTCGAACCGAAGCTGCTGCTCTTCGACGAACCCACCTCCGCGCTCGACCCCGAACTGGTCGGTGAGGTCCTCGACGTCATCAAGGACCTGGCGGACCGCGGCACCACGATGATCGTCGTCACCCACGAGATCGGGTTCGCCCGCGAGGCCGCCGACACCGTCGTCTTCATGGACGAGGGACGGATCGTCGAACAGGGCCCGCCCGCCGACGTGCTCGACCACCCCCGGCACGAGCGCACCCGCGCCTTCCTCTCCAAGGTCCTGTGA
- a CDS encoding DUF1684 domain-containing protein, translating into MSTDAQQQAARDWDHWHEERTATVSAPYGPLSLTGTHWLSDYPEGRIPAIEGQWREDGDELELTAGPEDGLTVDGKPFTGQVRLGADRGPIGGSRVAHGERRLFVLSREGLWAVRDFDPDSAARRAFRAIQATHYDPRWALPGTFRPYDTSRTVRVENADGVERGLGLGGEIAFELDGVERTLQVAVEHDGSLWAVFADATSGNSSYRFRFLRPAAPAADGTVTVDLNRALLPPCAFADHFICPFPPPGNTLPVAVEAGERNRVDG; encoded by the coding sequence ATGAGCACGGACGCACAGCAGCAGGCAGCGCGGGACTGGGACCACTGGCACGAGGAGCGCACCGCCACGGTCTCGGCACCGTACGGACCGCTCTCACTCACCGGCACGCACTGGCTCTCCGACTACCCGGAAGGCCGAATTCCGGCCATTGAGGGGCAGTGGCGGGAGGACGGCGACGAGCTGGAGCTCACCGCCGGTCCCGAGGACGGGCTGACCGTCGACGGGAAGCCGTTCACCGGACAGGTCCGGCTCGGCGCCGACCGCGGTCCGATCGGCGGGTCCCGGGTCGCCCACGGCGAGCGGCGGCTGTTCGTGCTGAGCCGAGAAGGGCTCTGGGCGGTACGGGACTTCGACCCGGACTCCGCGGCGCGGCGGGCCTTCCGCGCGATCCAGGCCACGCATTACGACCCGCGCTGGGCGCTGCCCGGCACCTTCCGCCCGTACGACACCTCCCGCACCGTCCGGGTCGAGAACGCCGACGGCGTCGAGCGCGGACTCGGCCTCGGCGGGGAGATCGCCTTCGAGCTGGACGGCGTCGAGCGGACGCTCCAGGTCGCCGTGGAGCACGACGGCTCGCTCTGGGCGGTCTTCGCCGACGCCACCAGCGGGAACAGTAGCTACCGCTTCCGGTTCCTGCGGCCCGCCGCCCCGGCCGCCGACGGCACGGTGACGGTCGACCTCAACCGTGCGCTGCTGCCGCCCTGCGCCTTCGCGGACCACTTCATCTGCCCCTTCCCGCCGCCCGGCAACACCCTTCCCGTGGCCGTCGAGGCGGGGGAGCGGAACCGGGTCGACGGCTGA
- a CDS encoding NtaA/DmoA family FMN-dependent monooxygenase (This protein belongs to a clade of FMN-dependent monooxygenases, within a broader family of flavin-dependent oxidoreductases, the luciferase-like monooxygenase (LMM) family, some of whose members use coenzyme F420 rather than FMN.), translating into MTTAPKQLHLAAHFPGVDNTTVWADPRSRSQIDFSSFEHLARTAERGLFDFFFLAEGLRLREHNGLIHDLDVAGCPEPLTVLAALAAVTDRLGLAATVNATFNEPYELARRLATLDHLSAGRAGWNVVTSSDAFTGENFRRGGCLNRAGLPQALGSARTEGNPLTRAAELVATARGLWDSWTPDGTPRRFAHRGEHFRVEGEFTVPRPPQGHPVVIQAGDSPEGREFAASAADIIFTRHGTLEAGRTFYADVKARLAKYGREPDELKIMPGVGFVLGDSDAEAQEKASEIRRQQISPQHAMLALEQVWGQDLSSYDPDGPLPESDPVPDAALVQGRVRTGDALAVAARWRALSREKGLSIRQTVIEATGRRSFIGSPRTVAAELAEYVAAEAADGFVLVPHLTPGGLDDFVDEVVPLLQERGVFRTAYTGSTLRSHLGLAEPVWKG; encoded by the coding sequence ATGACGACCGCCCCGAAACAGCTGCATCTCGCCGCCCACTTCCCGGGTGTGGACAACACCACCGTCTGGGCGGACCCCCGGTCCCGCAGCCAGATCGACTTCTCCTCCTTCGAACATCTCGCGCGTACGGCCGAACGCGGCCTGTTCGACTTCTTCTTCCTCGCCGAGGGGCTGCGCCTGCGTGAGCACAACGGGCTGATCCACGACCTGGACGTGGCCGGCTGCCCCGAGCCCCTCACCGTGCTGGCCGCGCTGGCCGCCGTCACCGACCGGCTCGGCCTCGCCGCGACCGTCAACGCCACCTTCAACGAGCCCTACGAACTGGCCCGCAGGCTCGCCACCCTCGACCACCTCAGCGCCGGCCGGGCCGGGTGGAACGTCGTCACCTCGTCCGACGCCTTCACCGGTGAGAACTTCCGCCGCGGCGGCTGTCTGAACCGGGCCGGCCTCCCCCAAGCCCTCGGCTCCGCTCGAACAGAGGGGAACCCCCTCACCCGCGCCGCCGAACTCGTCGCCACCGCCCGCGGGCTGTGGGACTCCTGGACCCCCGACGGCACCCCGCGCCGCTTCGCCCACCGCGGCGAGCACTTCCGCGTCGAGGGAGAGTTCACCGTCCCGCGCCCCCCGCAGGGCCACCCCGTCGTCATCCAGGCCGGGGACTCCCCGGAGGGCCGGGAGTTCGCCGCGTCCGCCGCCGACATCATCTTCACCCGGCACGGCACCCTGGAAGCGGGCCGCACCTTCTACGCGGACGTCAAGGCACGACTGGCGAAGTACGGCCGGGAGCCCGACGAGCTGAAGATCATGCCCGGCGTCGGCTTCGTGCTCGGCGACAGCGACGCCGAGGCGCAGGAGAAGGCGTCCGAGATCCGCCGTCAGCAGATCTCGCCGCAGCACGCGATGCTGGCCCTGGAGCAGGTCTGGGGCCAGGACCTCTCCTCGTACGATCCGGACGGGCCGCTCCCCGAGAGCGACCCTGTTCCCGATGCGGCGCTGGTCCAGGGCCGGGTCAGGACCGGCGACGCCCTCGCGGTCGCGGCCCGCTGGCGCGCGCTGTCCCGGGAGAAGGGGCTCTCCATCCGGCAGACGGTCATCGAGGCGACGGGCCGGCGGTCGTTCATCGGCAGCCCGCGGACCGTCGCGGCGGAGCTGGCCGAATACGTCGCCGCCGAAGCCGCCGACGGCTTCGTCCTCGTACCGCACCTCACCCCGGGCGGGCTCGACGACTTCGTCGACGAGGTCGTCCCGCTCCTCCAGGAGCGCGGGGTCTTCCGCACCGCGTACACCGGTTCCACACTCCGGTCGCACCTCGGGCTCGCGGAGCCCGTATGGAAAGGTTGA
- a CDS encoding S1 family peptidase, with translation MRIKRTTPLSGTARRSRAVAIAAGLIAVAALAVPSAQASSPGTYSANQLSAAADAVLGADVAGTAWTVDPATKKVVVTVDSTVSAAEIQQIKDSAGANAGALSVERTSGKIRKLLSGGDAVYGPGFRCSLGFNVRSGSTYYFLTAGHCTEGSPPFYSNSSNSTSIGATVGSSFPTNDYGLVRYDNASVSHEGTVGSVDITSAANATVGMSVTRRGSTTGIHSGTVSALNATVNYGGGDVVYGMIQTNVCAEPGDSGGPLYSGSKAIGLTSGGSGNCSSGGTTFFQPVTEALSAYGVSVY, from the coding sequence GTGAGGATCAAGCGCACCACCCCCCTCAGCGGTACCGCGAGACGCAGCAGGGCTGTTGCCATTGCCGCAGGTCTCATAGCGGTCGCCGCGCTCGCCGTCCCCAGCGCACAGGCCAGCTCCCCCGGAACGTACAGCGCGAACCAGCTCTCCGCCGCAGCCGACGCCGTCCTCGGTGCCGACGTGGCCGGCACCGCCTGGACCGTCGACCCCGCGACCAAGAAGGTCGTGGTCACGGTCGACAGTACGGTCTCCGCGGCGGAGATCCAGCAGATCAAGGACTCCGCGGGCGCCAACGCGGGCGCCCTGAGTGTCGAACGCACGTCCGGCAAGATCCGCAAGCTGCTCTCGGGCGGTGACGCTGTCTACGGGCCCGGCTTCCGCTGCTCCCTGGGCTTCAACGTCCGCAGCGGCAGCACCTACTACTTCCTGACGGCCGGCCACTGCACCGAAGGCAGCCCGCCGTTCTACAGCAACTCGTCGAACTCGACGAGCATCGGTGCGACGGTCGGGTCCAGCTTCCCGACCAACGACTACGGCCTGGTGCGCTACGACAACGCCTCGGTCTCCCACGAGGGCACCGTGGGCAGCGTCGACATCACCAGCGCGGCCAATGCCACGGTCGGCATGTCCGTCACCCGCCGGGGCTCCACCACCGGCATCCACAGCGGTACGGTCTCCGCGCTCAACGCCACGGTCAACTACGGCGGCGGTGATGTCGTCTACGGCATGATCCAGACCAACGTGTGTGCGGAGCCCGGTGACTCCGGCGGTCCGCTCTACTCCGGCTCCAAGGCGATCGGCCTCACCTCGGGCGGCAGCGGCAACTGCTCCTCGGGCGGCACGACGTTCTTCCAGCCGGTCACCGAGGCGCTCAGCGCGTACGGCGTCAGCGTCTACTGA
- the fxsA gene encoding FxSxx-COOH cyclophane-containing RiPP peptide, with protein MKTSESSLSFAVAKKSRVPLTAIDARGGEAARKLGRVHVASAGRSLRAATFNSAL; from the coding sequence GTGAAGACCTCTGAATCCTCCCTCTCCTTCGCCGTTGCGAAGAAGAGCCGTGTGCCGCTCACCGCGATCGACGCGCGTGGTGGCGAAGCTGCCAGGAAGCTCGGTCGGGTGCATGTCGCCTCCGCCGGTCGCTCCCTCCGGGCAGCCACCTTCAACTCCGCCCTCTGA
- a CDS encoding amino acid ABC transporter permease — MSAQTDTLPPAFPAPPLKDDDAGRLRIVPVRRTGQWTAAVAVLALLALALNSVIRNDAFQWDVVGDYFLTTAVLRGLWLTLWLTALVMVLGFALGTLLAVLRLSANRVLQAVGWGYVWLFRSTPILVQLLFWFNIGALYPEILGVRTVNLLGPVTVAVIGLTLHEAAYAAEVVRGGILSVERGQLEAAQSLGLGPWRRLHRIVLPQAMRSIVPPAGNMLIGTLKGTSIVSIIAVQDLLYSVQLVYHRTYQVIPLLLVATLWYVVVTSLLGIGQHYVERHYARGTADAR, encoded by the coding sequence ATGTCCGCCCAGACAGACACCCTCCCGCCGGCATTCCCGGCCCCGCCCCTCAAGGACGACGACGCCGGCCGGCTGCGCATCGTCCCGGTACGCCGGACCGGCCAGTGGACCGCGGCCGTCGCCGTACTGGCCCTGCTGGCCCTCGCGCTGAACTCCGTCATCCGCAACGACGCCTTCCAGTGGGACGTCGTCGGCGACTACTTCCTGACCACCGCGGTGCTGCGCGGCCTCTGGCTCACCCTCTGGCTCACCGCGCTCGTCATGGTGCTCGGCTTCGCGCTCGGCACGCTGCTCGCCGTCCTCAGACTCTCCGCCAACCGCGTTCTCCAGGCCGTCGGCTGGGGGTACGTCTGGCTCTTCAGATCCACCCCGATCCTGGTCCAGCTGCTGTTCTGGTTCAACATCGGCGCCCTCTACCCGGAGATACTCGGTGTCCGCACGGTGAACCTCCTCGGCCCCGTCACGGTCGCCGTCATCGGACTGACGCTCCACGAGGCCGCGTACGCGGCGGAGGTCGTGCGCGGCGGCATCCTCTCGGTGGAACGCGGACAGCTGGAGGCCGCCCAGTCCCTGGGCCTCGGCCCGTGGCGGCGGCTGCACCGGATCGTGCTGCCCCAGGCGATGCGCTCCATCGTGCCGCCCGCCGGGAACATGCTGATCGGCACCCTCAAGGGCACCTCGATCGTCAGCATCATCGCCGTGCAGGACCTGCTGTACTCGGTCCAGCTCGTGTACCACCGCACCTACCAGGTCATCCCGCTGCTGCTGGTCGCCACCCTCTGGTACGTCGTGGTGACCTCACTGCTCGGCATCGGCCAGCACTACGTCGAACGGCACTACGCCCGCGGCACCGCGGACGCCCGGTGA
- a CDS encoding DUF4231 domain-containing protein, which translates to MVFRNADLPELFHHTDAIAVARQREAVNTTRWQLILLVAGTVPAALPWRAEVAGRLQLSDCAAALAYLGVLIATYLTSRRKAKSHWQLNRSAAEFIKSMCWRYSVHGSPFDTGTQHPEAVFANRLEEGLQELRKVGWSDPRDRTADSGGLITDSMHALRDKAFTVRKETYVRDRLIEQRSWYRRRQEVSRRATVVWSTTIAALTALALVLALFRAFSVGQSFALTGVLSAAAAACLAWAEMRRHHPLISAHSLVEKDLESMQVAMETTLNERQWPRAVFETERIVSPQHTDWLARHQM; encoded by the coding sequence ATGGTCTTCAGGAACGCTGATCTGCCCGAGCTCTTTCACCACACGGATGCCATTGCGGTCGCACGCCAGCGGGAGGCCGTGAATACCACCCGCTGGCAGCTGATACTGCTGGTCGCGGGCACCGTACCGGCCGCGCTCCCCTGGCGCGCCGAGGTCGCGGGCAGGCTCCAACTCAGCGACTGCGCGGCAGCGTTGGCCTACCTGGGCGTCCTGATCGCGACCTACCTCACCTCTCGGCGGAAAGCAAAGTCGCATTGGCAACTTAATCGCTCCGCGGCGGAGTTCATCAAATCGATGTGCTGGCGTTACTCCGTGCACGGCTCACCTTTCGACACCGGCACCCAGCACCCTGAGGCGGTGTTCGCCAATCGCCTCGAAGAGGGCCTCCAGGAGCTCCGCAAGGTGGGCTGGTCCGATCCCCGGGACCGGACCGCCGATTCCGGAGGTCTCATCACCGATTCCATGCACGCATTACGGGACAAGGCATTCACCGTGCGCAAGGAGACCTATGTACGGGACCGGCTGATCGAACAGCGCAGTTGGTACCGCAGGCGCCAGGAGGTGTCCCGCCGGGCCACCGTGGTCTGGTCGACCACCATCGCCGCCCTGACGGCTCTCGCCCTGGTCCTCGCCCTGTTCAGGGCGTTCTCCGTGGGCCAGTCCTTCGCGCTGACCGGGGTGCTGTCCGCCGCCGCCGCGGCCTGTCTGGCCTGGGCCGAGATGCGCCGCCACCACCCGCTCATCTCGGCCCACTCCCTGGTGGAGAAGGATCTCGAGTCGATGCAGGTCGCGATGGAGACCACGCTGAACGAGCGCCAGTGGCCGCGGGCGGTGTTCGAGACCGAGCGCATCGTCTCCCCCCAGCACACCGACTGGCTGGCCCGGCACCAGATGTGA
- a CDS encoding LLM class flavin-dependent oxidoreductase codes for MPPIRPLHLAAEIGGPPRYDPGHYTALARLAERGALDFVTLGDSFARPGPDALAVLSRVAPATRRVGLVPTVTTTHTEPFHVSSAVATLDWVSRGRAGWQVDVSTTGAEARLFGRRPAAPAAELWREAGEVADAGARLWDSWEDDAEIRDTASGRFIDRDKLHHVDFEGATFSVRGPAIVPRPPQGRPVTVVDGTADPARETAARHADVVLVRATTPERTAGIRADVRRRAAAHGRDPDTLRVLAALTVDLGDAESAPEPGLESGPPLAAHGTYYRGGPVDLADLITQWHRAGAVDGFHLTPITPERDLERIVNGTVALLQHRSLFRTFHPGGTLREHLGLARPASRYAPGRVLQGERT; via the coding sequence ATGCCTCCGATCCGCCCCCTCCACCTGGCCGCCGAGATCGGCGGCCCGCCCCGCTACGACCCCGGGCACTACACCGCCCTGGCCCGGCTCGCCGAGCGCGGCGCCCTCGACTTCGTCACCCTCGGCGACTCGTTCGCCCGGCCGGGACCCGACGCGCTCGCCGTGCTGTCCCGGGTGGCACCGGCCACCCGCCGGGTCGGGCTCGTTCCGACGGTCACCACCACGCACACCGAGCCGTTCCATGTGTCGTCCGCCGTGGCCACCCTGGACTGGGTGAGCCGGGGCCGCGCGGGCTGGCAGGTGGACGTGTCGACGACCGGGGCCGAGGCCCGGCTGTTCGGCCGCCGCCCGGCCGCACCCGCCGCCGAGCTGTGGCGCGAGGCCGGCGAGGTGGCGGACGCCGGTGCGCGGCTCTGGGACAGCTGGGAGGACGACGCCGAGATCCGGGACACAGCATCCGGTCGCTTCATCGACCGCGACAAGCTGCACCATGTCGACTTCGAGGGGGCCACGTTCAGCGTCCGCGGACCGGCCATCGTGCCCCGGCCCCCGCAGGGCCGCCCGGTCACCGTCGTCGACGGCACCGCGGACCCGGCCCGGGAGACCGCCGCCCGCCACGCCGACGTCGTACTCGTACGGGCCACCACACCCGAGCGGACCGCCGGTATCCGGGCCGATGTGCGCCGCCGCGCCGCCGCCCACGGGCGCGACCCCGACACCCTCCGGGTGCTCGCCGCGCTCACCGTCGACCTCGGCGACGCCGAATCCGCCCCGGAACCAGGACTGGAGAGCGGGCCACCGCTCGCCGCGCACGGCACGTACTACCGGGGCGGCCCGGTCGACCTCGCCGATCTGATCACCCAGTGGCACCGCGCCGGGGCCGTGGACGGCTTCCACCTCACACCGATCACCCCCGAACGCGATCTCGAACGGATCGTCAACGGCACGGTGGCCCTGCTCCAGCACCGCAGCCTCTTCCGCACCTTCCACCCCGGCGGAACCCTCCGTGAGCACCTGGGCCTGGCCCGCCCGGCCAGCCGGTACGCCCCGGGCCGTGTCCTCCAAGGAGAACGGACATGA